A genomic segment from Bacillus cereus G9842 encodes:
- a CDS encoding acetate uptake transporter has translation MSNQTTTHHVKMTTADPSGIGLFGLAMVTLVASSQKLGLTDGVSLVLPWAIFLGGFAQIFACIHDAKHNNTFGTTAFGAYGLFWLGVGMTWLIQLGVFGEKLAQAADSKQLGVAFIGYLIFTIFMTIGAMETHKVLFMIFVLIDFLFIGLSLSTLGVMPHAMHNLAAYSELLISLLSFYGSAAAVLNTHFGKVVLPVGKPFGIFKK, from the coding sequence ATGAGCAATCAAACTACTACACATCATGTGAAAATGACAACAGCGGATCCATCTGGAATTGGTCTATTTGGATTAGCAATGGTAACACTTGTAGCATCATCTCAAAAGTTAGGCTTAACAGATGGCGTTTCACTTGTATTACCATGGGCAATCTTTTTAGGAGGATTTGCACAAATCTTTGCTTGCATTCACGATGCAAAGCATAACAATACATTCGGTACGACAGCATTTGGTGCGTACGGCCTATTTTGGTTAGGTGTTGGAATGACTTGGTTAATTCAACTTGGAGTATTTGGCGAAAAATTAGCACAAGCTGCAGATTCAAAACAGCTTGGTGTAGCCTTTATCGGATATTTGATTTTCACAATCTTTATGACGATTGGTGCAATGGAAACACATAAAGTATTATTTATGATCTTTGTCCTTATTGATTTCTTATTTATTGGTCTTTCATTAAGTACTTTAGGTGTTATGCCGCACGCAATGCATAATTTAGCAGCATATTCTGAACTTCTTATTTCATTATTATCTTTCTACGGCTCAGCAGCAGCAGTGTTAAATACACACTTTGGAAAAGTTGTTTTACCAGTAGGAAAGCCTTTTGGTATTTTTAAAAAGTAA
- a CDS encoding NUDIX hydrolase — protein sequence MIRNRGAAIIVQEGKIALIKRIREEETYYVFPGGGVEEGETPEEATKREVYEELGLHIKVEHLIAKVKYKGNEYYYYGAYITGGVFGSGTAEEFQREGRGSYIPLWLPINELEKVNIKPYEVVGNIFNHYKI from the coding sequence ATGATAAGAAATCGCGGGGCGGCTATCATTGTACAGGAAGGGAAAATTGCTCTTATAAAACGTATTCGAGAAGAGGAAACATATTATGTTTTTCCTGGCGGAGGGGTTGAGGAAGGTGAAACGCCTGAAGAGGCAACGAAAAGAGAGGTATATGAAGAATTAGGGCTACATATAAAAGTGGAGCACCTTATTGCAAAGGTAAAATATAAAGGAAATGAATATTATTATTATGGTGCCTATATTACAGGCGGAGTGTTCGGAAGTGGAACAGCTGAGGAATTTCAGCGGGAAGGTAGAGGAAGTTATATTCCGTTATGGCTACCGATAAACGAGTTGGAAAAAGTGAATATAAAACCTTATGAAGTGGTCGGAAATATATTTAATCATTATAAAATATAA
- a CDS encoding ASCH domain-containing protein: MRYEMGLYNKPFQSIQSGKKVYEVRLYDKKRQLINKGDEIVFTNLTTTEMMTVKVTEIKRYESFKSMYEQIDKKLLDCENDSLEEMLESTYKIYTKEQEKEWGTVAIRIEEIK; this comes from the coding sequence ATGCGATACGAAATGGGTTTATATAATAAACCGTTTCAGTCAATTCAATCAGGAAAAAAAGTATATGAAGTACGCCTATACGATAAAAAACGTCAACTAATAAACAAAGGCGATGAAATCGTATTTACGAATCTTACGACGACAGAAATGATGACGGTAAAAGTAACGGAAATAAAGCGATACGAGAGCTTTAAATCTATGTATGAACAAATTGATAAAAAATTATTGGATTGTGAGAATGATAGTTTAGAGGAAATGTTAGAAAGTACATACAAAATATATACGAAAGAACAAGAAAAAGAGTGGGGAACAGTCGCGATTCGTATTGAGGAAATAAAATGA
- a CDS encoding CatB-related O-acetyltransferase: protein MLYLNQKPEYNKYDIGDYTYSKVGPTIFSWNDETKLKIGKFCSLAEEVVFILGGEHRADWITTYPFNALFDEGAHITGHPSSKGDIVVGNDVWIGYQSCILSGVTIGNGAIIGARSVVTKDVPPYAIVAGNPAKFVRYRFPQETIDKLENLAWWDWDISVIKGAIPLLLSDKTDEFFTSPENESI, encoded by the coding sequence ATGTTATATTTAAATCAAAAACCTGAATATAATAAATATGATATTGGTGATTATACTTATAGTAAAGTAGGGCCAACCATTTTTTCTTGGAACGATGAAACAAAATTAAAAATAGGTAAGTTTTGTTCATTAGCAGAAGAAGTCGTTTTCATACTCGGCGGTGAACATCGCGCAGACTGGATAACAACTTATCCATTTAATGCACTTTTTGATGAAGGAGCACATATTACTGGTCACCCTTCTTCAAAAGGTGATATCGTAGTCGGCAATGATGTATGGATTGGTTATCAATCCTGCATTTTATCTGGTGTTACAATTGGTAACGGGGCCATTATCGGCGCCAGAAGCGTTGTTACAAAAGACGTACCCCCGTATGCAATTGTAGCTGGTAATCCTGCAAAATTTGTTCGATATCGTTTCCCACAAGAAACGATTGACAAACTAGAGAATCTCGCATGGTGGGACTGGGACATTTCTGTTATAAAAGGAGCCATTCCATTACTACTCTCCGACAAAACCGACGAATTTTTCACCTCACCCGAAAATGAATCTATATGA
- a CDS encoding DUF7507 domain-containing protein: protein MPFINRFTTTVPGAVTFTGNTLGLSPTSPAPGNIFGTLAVFTTVNTALQVPGFPAGTTDEWELNSSSAILNLPAGSSVLYAELVWAGTFRTDTEDVLPFLNDNITFTTPAGTFSVTPDPVTAQQGSVGNQFYYARSANVTNLVSAGGAGTYTTGAVPAARTSADPTISRSAGWTLEVVYQNANLPLRNLSVYAGQEIIDASSPPVDATISGFATPATGAVTGRVLVTAQEGDSNIVGDQLRFGPNANATVALFGPRNPANNFFQSQICNDSGNLDTSGTFGDLNQPLGIALAVRRQGWDITNVDASSSLVNNQTSATVRFVTNGDGYAAAGFGVQIDATGPIINPVKSVNRTVAGVGDILTYTITVPNTGTGSAENVILQDSIPNGTTFVTGSVTVGGVTQPNANPANGINLGTIPNNTQRIVTFQVRITSFPNPNPIPNRAMVSYQFRPFVSSPPITSTSSSNTVQTTVNQATISMQKSVDLQTATLNDVLTYTVNVTNNGNVTANNVIFVDSIPAGTTFVPNSVTVNGVARPGANPASSINLGSINASQTTIVRFQVRVTSNPLVNPIPNRASATFTFTPVPGQQPVSGQATSNTVVTTVNIADIRTRKTVDRAFATVNDVLTYTVTIENKGNVLATNVIFQDPIPIGTTFIANSVTVDGVSQPGANPATGFTVANISPGGSRTVTFRVRVTSTPSGGTIANRGNVSANFVVIPNQPPITINRQTNTVVTQVNTGGLNVIKEVNTTQAAVGDTLTYTIAVQNTGNVPLTNVFFQDPISSAVSFVANSVTINGVSQSGLNPNTGFSLPNIPAAQTVVVTFDVLIVQDPENEDILNQANVTASFQVNPSEPPVTINVPSNVVNTTVQTGNFEVVKSVNTAVATVGDILVYTIEVINAGSVPATNVFFQDSIPQGTLFIENSVVVNGVLQEGADPELGFQLNDLPTGASVIVTFEVLIDEIPQGNNVVNNANVTGDFLVNPTEPPITVTVPSNTVMTIVNSSGLNVMKSVSATEAGVGDTLTYTVRIQNSGTVTATNVSFLDPIPVGTTFVANSVTINGTPQPGLNPTIGFPLANIPVGGMVTVTFQVAITSVPPNRVLPNNANVTADFQVSPLQPPITIVTISNIVVTRVNVGSLNVMKSVNTPQAGVGDTLTYTILIQNTGTVPATNIVFQDPIPSGTAFVTNSVTINGVVQQGADPMLGFPVPNIPVGQTATITFQVTVTSVPSGGNIRNQSNVTASFLINPANPPITTVTNSNFVVTQVNTAQLNIQKSSSVQQAALGETYTYSVVIRNNGTVTATNVSFLDPIALETTFVANSVTINGTLQPGFDPNVGFPLPNIAAGTSLTVTFQVTVVAPSTRGAVLNTASATATFLLNPLQPPVTTTNSSNTTVVTIPLPPPGEVTATKTVDVATGAVGDVLTYTVLISNVGIIPVTDVFFQDVIPEGTTFVDNSVTIGGVQQLGLNPEIGFTVTPLLIAGGSIEVTFQVTITEIPDNEVILNDADVTFTSQPNPQEPPITETILTNLVVTTINIAFIFPLKLVDKEVATVGEILTYDVLIFNFGTVPATNVQFIDTTSAGVAFVPGSVSINGVPAPGLDPFIGFTVPDIPVDDFVLVTYQEVVTSIPEGGTIVNFVDVTATFAVSETEPPITETTTSNTTLTEINEPGLNVLKSVSQPVVAVGDTITYTTVVQNTGTVPATNVQYSDVLPSSIAFVPNSVTIDGVLQPGFNPNNGFPLPDINPGESVEVTFQVTVVSAPSNGTIANTANVTGSFVLVPGEPPVIVTEPSNTTLTTVNRGQFNVIKQVNRVATLVGDILTYTVQITNTGTVTANAVQFVDTISAGASFVPNSVTINGASQPNLNPITGFGVGDIPVGETVIVTFQATVTNIPSSGTITNVANITGSFTLVPGELPVVVTEPSNTTITRVNRGRFSVIKSINKEATRLGDTLTYSVQVTNTGTVTATNVQFIDVPSPSLEFVPGSVQINGVPQVGLDPFVGFALPDLAVGDSVLITFEVNVIAVPPSSSIMNTARVTGDFELIPGEPPSTITNSSNTTVTPVNRGSLDMLKEVDHSVVGVGETVTYTVRILNTGTADAMNVQFIDVLSQEADFIPNSVTINGVPQPGLNPQIGFTIPDIPVGETALVTYEATITSFPDGGTVVNVAGALAEYILVPGEPPVTVMDTSNTVIVTVNTAILFVAKGANFEVAMIGDVVTYGIAVINDSTVPVTNIVLTDIIDPNTLFINGTVTVNDVPLPFANPNTGIPLGDFQPNDAAIINFQVVITGGQVNNLVTNTATANGLATVNPNEPPVVVEGDSNTVVIPFIPQNVSTTVVKTADLQAATIGDVITFTTVITNTGDTVMQNIRFQDMLDSSVRFVPGSVTVDNRPVPNVSPAVGFLIGILNPGEARTVSFQVAVQSAPNGSGNYINQASIRFEHQVGTVLPPVTQIVESNIVVIPFVPTIEQICETNFNCLDKIPFQCSPCNHLHGHKK from the coding sequence GTGCCTTTTATAAATCGTTTTACGACAACAGTACCTGGTGCCGTCACGTTCACTGGGAATACACTGGGACTTAGTCCTACATCACCTGCACCAGGTAATATTTTTGGTACACTTGCTGTGTTTACGACAGTAAATACAGCATTGCAAGTACCAGGATTCCCAGCAGGGACAACAGATGAATGGGAATTGAATTCTTCAAGTGCAATTTTAAATCTTCCAGCGGGAAGCAGTGTGTTATATGCAGAATTAGTTTGGGCTGGTACGTTCCGGACTGATACGGAAGATGTGTTACCATTTTTAAATGATAACATTACATTTACAACGCCAGCAGGGACGTTTTCTGTTACGCCAGATCCTGTTACCGCGCAGCAAGGTTCAGTAGGAAACCAGTTTTATTATGCTCGCTCTGCCAATGTAACGAATCTTGTTAGTGCAGGTGGAGCAGGAACATATACAACGGGTGCTGTGCCAGCTGCAAGAACTTCAGCCGACCCAACAATCAGTCGTTCAGCTGGATGGACGCTTGAGGTTGTGTATCAAAATGCCAATTTACCACTTCGAAATTTGTCAGTATATGCAGGTCAAGAAATTATTGATGCTTCATCACCACCAGTTGATGCCACTATTTCAGGATTTGCTACTCCAGCTACAGGAGCTGTAACAGGACGAGTGCTCGTAACTGCTCAAGAAGGTGATTCTAACATTGTTGGAGATCAACTTCGCTTTGGACCGAATGCAAATGCTACAGTTGCATTATTCGGACCAAGAAATCCTGCGAATAATTTTTTTCAGTCACAAATTTGTAATGACAGTGGAAATTTAGATACGAGTGGCACGTTTGGAGATTTGAATCAGCCGTTAGGGATAGCTTTGGCCGTCCGAAGACAGGGGTGGGATATTACAAATGTAGATGCCTCCTCATCTTTAGTAAACAATCAAACATCAGCAACGGTTCGATTCGTTACTAATGGAGATGGATACGCTGCAGCTGGTTTTGGGGTTCAAATTGATGCAACGGGGCCAATTATTAATCCTGTTAAATCGGTCAATAGAACAGTTGCAGGAGTTGGAGATATTCTTACCTACACAATTACAGTTCCTAATACAGGTACAGGAAGTGCAGAAAATGTTATATTACAAGACAGTATTCCGAACGGAACGACGTTTGTTACAGGTAGTGTAACAGTAGGTGGAGTAACACAGCCGAATGCGAACCCTGCTAATGGAATTAATTTAGGCACAATCCCAAATAACACGCAAAGAATTGTTACATTTCAAGTACGAATAACATCGTTTCCGAACCCAAATCCTATTCCAAATCGTGCAATGGTGTCATATCAATTCCGTCCTTTCGTTAGTAGTCCTCCTATTACAAGTACGTCTTCTTCAAACACAGTACAAACGACAGTGAATCAAGCGACTATAAGTATGCAAAAATCTGTAGATTTACAGACGGCAACGCTTAATGATGTATTAACGTACACAGTTAATGTCACAAATAATGGGAACGTTACTGCAAACAATGTTATTTTTGTTGATAGTATACCTGCTGGAACAACATTTGTTCCAAATAGCGTTACAGTGAATGGAGTAGCACGCCCAGGAGCGAATCCAGCAAGTAGTATAAATCTTGGAAGTATTAATGCTTCGCAAACGACTATAGTGCGCTTTCAAGTTCGAGTAACATCTAATCCTCTTGTCAATCCAATTCCCAATCGTGCAAGTGCTACATTTACCTTTACTCCAGTGCCTGGTCAACAACCAGTTTCAGGGCAAGCGACAAGTAACACTGTAGTTACGACCGTTAACATAGCTGATATAAGAACGAGAAAAACAGTGGATAGAGCTTTTGCGACGGTAAATGATGTTCTTACGTACACTGTTACAATTGAAAATAAAGGAAATGTACTTGCGACGAACGTTATTTTTCAAGATCCGATCCCAATTGGAACGACATTTATCGCAAATAGTGTGACTGTGGACGGGGTTTCACAACCTGGGGCAAATCCAGCAACTGGGTTTACAGTAGCTAATATATCTCCTGGCGGAAGTAGGACTGTTACATTTCGAGTACGAGTTACATCTACACCATCGGGAGGTACGATTGCGAATCGCGGAAATGTGTCTGCTAATTTCGTCGTTATTCCGAATCAGCCACCGATAACAATTAATAGACAAACGAATACAGTTGTGACACAAGTTAATACAGGCGGTTTAAATGTAATAAAAGAAGTGAATACAACGCAAGCGGCGGTAGGGGATACTTTAACATACACAATTGCCGTCCAAAATACAGGAAACGTTCCGTTAACAAATGTATTTTTCCAAGACCCTATTTCTTCTGCTGTTTCATTTGTTGCAAATTCTGTAACAATTAATGGAGTATCGCAAAGTGGATTGAATCCGAATACAGGATTTTCTCTTCCGAATATTCCTGCGGCTCAAACAGTTGTAGTCACATTTGACGTATTAATTGTACAGGATCCAGAAAATGAAGATATTTTAAATCAAGCAAATGTAACAGCAAGTTTTCAAGTGAATCCGAGTGAACCACCAGTAACCATCAATGTTCCGAGTAATGTTGTGAATACGACAGTACAAACAGGGAACTTTGAAGTTGTGAAATCAGTGAATACGGCTGTTGCAACTGTAGGGGATATTTTAGTATATACAATCGAAGTTATAAATGCAGGTAGTGTACCAGCTACAAATGTATTTTTCCAAGATTCAATTCCACAAGGGACATTATTTATTGAAAATAGTGTAGTTGTGAATGGTGTTTTACAAGAAGGGGCAGATCCAGAACTTGGATTCCAATTAAATGATTTGCCTACTGGCGCGAGTGTTATTGTTACGTTTGAAGTATTAATTGATGAAATTCCCCAAGGGAATAATGTCGTAAATAATGCGAATGTAACTGGAGATTTCCTTGTAAATCCAACAGAGCCACCGATTACTGTAACAGTACCAAGTAATACTGTTATGACGATTGTGAATTCTTCAGGGTTAAATGTAATGAAAAGTGTAAGTGCTACTGAAGCCGGTGTAGGAGATACGTTAACGTATACAGTTCGTATACAAAATAGTGGAACGGTGACAGCGACAAATGTATCATTCCTTGATCCGATTCCAGTTGGAACCACTTTTGTAGCGAATAGTGTAACAATAAACGGGACACCTCAACCAGGTTTAAACCCGACAATTGGATTTCCACTTGCTAATATTCCAGTAGGAGGTATGGTGACGGTCACTTTTCAAGTGGCAATCACGAGTGTACCACCAAATAGAGTTCTTCCGAATAATGCGAATGTAACTGCTGATTTCCAAGTAAGTCCTCTCCAGCCACCAATTACAATTGTAACGATTAGTAATATTGTTGTGACGCGAGTGAATGTAGGATCACTTAATGTAATGAAGAGTGTAAATACACCACAAGCCGGTGTAGGAGATACGTTAACGTATACGATTCTTATTCAAAATACAGGAACTGTTCCTGCAACAAATATTGTTTTTCAAGATCCAATTCCGTCTGGTACTGCGTTTGTAACAAATAGTGTGACGATAAATGGAGTTGTTCAGCAAGGTGCGGATCCTATGCTAGGTTTCCCGGTACCAAATATTCCGGTCGGGCAAACGGCTACGATTACGTTTCAAGTTACAGTGACGAGTGTTCCGAGCGGTGGAAATATAAGAAACCAATCGAACGTTACTGCAAGTTTTCTTATAAATCCAGCAAACCCTCCAATAACGACTGTTACAAATAGTAATTTTGTTGTGACGCAAGTAAACACAGCACAGTTAAATATACAAAAATCTTCATCTGTACAACAAGCAGCACTTGGAGAAACTTACACGTATTCTGTTGTCATTCGGAATAACGGTACAGTAACAGCAACGAATGTCTCTTTCCTTGATCCAATTGCTTTAGAAACAACATTTGTAGCAAACAGTGTAACGATAAATGGAACGCTACAACCTGGATTTGACCCAAATGTTGGTTTCCCGCTTCCTAATATTGCTGCTGGAACATCATTGACAGTAACGTTCCAAGTTACGGTAGTTGCACCGTCTACACGTGGAGCAGTATTAAATACAGCATCTGCTACAGCCACTTTCTTATTAAATCCTTTACAACCACCTGTAACAACCACGAATTCAAGTAATACAACGGTAGTTACAATACCGTTACCTCCTCCTGGTGAAGTAACAGCAACAAAAACAGTTGATGTTGCAACTGGGGCCGTTGGGGATGTATTAACGTATACTGTGCTCATTTCAAACGTAGGAATTATCCCTGTTACAGATGTGTTCTTCCAAGATGTCATACCAGAAGGAACGACGTTTGTTGACAATAGTGTAACGATAGGTGGAGTGCAGCAACTTGGTTTAAATCCAGAAATAGGATTTACAGTTACTCCATTATTAATCGCTGGTGGAAGTATTGAGGTCACATTCCAAGTGACGATTACAGAAATTCCAGATAATGAAGTCATATTAAATGATGCAGATGTTACATTTACTTCACAACCAAATCCGCAGGAACCACCGATTACGGAAACGATATTAACAAATTTAGTCGTTACGACAATTAATATAGCGTTTATTTTTCCATTGAAACTAGTAGATAAAGAAGTAGCGACGGTAGGAGAAATATTAACGTATGATGTATTGATTTTTAATTTCGGAACAGTGCCAGCGACGAATGTTCAATTTATCGATACTACTTCCGCGGGTGTAGCATTTGTACCAGGAAGTGTGAGCATAAACGGGGTACCAGCACCAGGATTAGATCCTTTCATTGGTTTTACAGTTCCAGATATACCTGTCGATGATTTTGTACTTGTCACATATCAGGAAGTGGTTACAAGCATACCAGAAGGTGGAACGATTGTTAATTTTGTAGACGTTACAGCTACATTTGCTGTAAGTGAAACAGAACCGCCTATTACGGAAACAACGACAAGTAATACGACATTAACAGAAATCAATGAGCCTGGTTTGAATGTTTTAAAATCAGTGAGTCAGCCGGTTGTTGCAGTAGGCGATACAATCACATATACAACAGTAGTTCAAAATACAGGAACAGTGCCAGCAACGAATGTTCAATATAGTGATGTATTACCTTCCTCTATAGCATTCGTGCCGAACAGTGTAACGATAGATGGTGTGTTACAACCTGGATTCAATCCGAATAACGGATTCCCGCTTCCAGATATAAATCCAGGTGAAAGTGTAGAAGTCACCTTCCAAGTAACCGTTGTTAGTGCGCCATCAAACGGAACAATTGCCAATACGGCAAATGTAACTGGAAGTTTTGTATTAGTACCAGGAGAACCACCAGTTATAGTAACAGAGCCGAGCAATACAACACTTACAACTGTAAATAGAGGGCAATTTAATGTTATTAAACAAGTAAATAGGGTTGCTACTCTCGTTGGAGATATATTAACGTATACGGTTCAAATAACGAATACAGGAACAGTAACAGCTAATGCTGTTCAGTTTGTTGATACCATTTCAGCAGGGGCGTCATTTGTACCAAATAGTGTAACGATAAATGGAGCCTCGCAACCAAACTTAAATCCAATTACTGGATTTGGAGTTGGAGATATACCGGTAGGTGAAACAGTTATAGTGACGTTTCAAGCGACAGTTACAAACATCCCGTCATCAGGAACAATTACGAACGTTGCAAATATAACAGGAAGCTTTACTTTAGTGCCAGGAGAACTACCAGTTGTAGTAACAGAGCCGAGTAATACGACGATAACTAGAGTGAATAGAGGACGATTCAGCGTTATAAAATCTATAAATAAAGAAGCGACACGATTAGGAGATACGTTAACGTATAGTGTGCAAGTTACAAATACGGGAACGGTAACAGCAACGAATGTTCAGTTTATCGATGTTCCATCACCTAGTTTAGAATTCGTTCCTGGAAGTGTACAAATAAATGGGGTTCCGCAAGTAGGTTTAGATCCATTTGTAGGCTTTGCATTGCCTGATCTTGCAGTAGGGGATAGTGTATTAATTACATTTGAAGTAAATGTAATCGCAGTTCCGCCTTCTAGTAGCATTATGAATACAGCAAGAGTAACGGGAGATTTCGAATTGATTCCAGGAGAACCTCCGTCTACAATTACAAATTCAAGTAATACGACGGTTACGCCGGTAAATAGAGGCAGCTTAGATATGCTAAAAGAAGTAGACCATTCAGTTGTTGGTGTAGGAGAAACGGTAACGTATACTGTTCGTATATTAAATACTGGTACTGCTGATGCAATGAATGTTCAATTTATCGATGTGCTATCTCAGGAAGCTGATTTCATTCCAAATAGTGTAACGATAAATGGGGTTCCGCAACCGGGGTTAAATCCGCAGATTGGATTTACGATACCTGATATACCAGTTGGTGAGACGGCACTTGTAACATATGAAGCTACGATTACAAGTTTTCCGGATGGTGGAACAGTAGTAAACGTTGCTGGAGCGTTAGCAGAATATATTTTAGTACCAGGAGAGCCGCCAGTTACAGTGATGGACACGAGCAATACAGTTATTGTAACGGTAAATACTGCAATCTTATTTGTTGCAAAAGGAGCAAACTTTGAAGTAGCAATGATAGGGGATGTTGTCACTTACGGAATCGCTGTTATAAATGATAGTACAGTTCCTGTGACCAATATTGTGTTAACAGATATCATTGATCCGAATACGCTATTTATAAATGGTACGGTAACGGTAAATGATGTACCTCTTCCATTTGCTAATCCGAATACTGGTATTCCGTTAGGTGATTTTCAGCCAAATGATGCAGCAATTATTAATTTCCAAGTTGTAATAACAGGAGGGCAAGTAAATAATTTAGTTACAAATACCGCTACAGCGAATGGGCTCGCAACTGTAAATCCGAATGAGCCGCCAGTAGTAGTTGAAGGTGATAGTAATACAGTTGTTATCCCGTTTATTCCTCAAAATGTCTCAACGACAGTCGTAAAAACGGCAGATTTACAGGCAGCAACAATTGGAGATGTCATTACGTTTACGACAGTCATCACAAATACGGGTGATACTGTAATGCAAAATATTCGTTTTCAAGATATGTTAGATAGTAGTGTTCGATTTGTTCCTGGAAGTGTAACGGTTGATAATAGGCCAGTGCCGAATGTAAGCCCGGCAGTAGGGTTTCTTATCGGAATTTTAAATCCTGGTGAAGCAAGGACAGTTTCGTTCCAAGTAGCAGTACAGAGCGCGCCAAATGGCTCAGGAAATTATATAAATCAAGCGAGTATTCGTTTTGAACATCAAGTAGGCACAGTATTGCCACCTGTTACACAAATAGTAGAAAGTAACATAGTTGTCATTCCATTTGTTCCAACGATTGAACAAATTTGTGAAACAAACTTTAATTGCTTAGATAAAATTCCATTTCAATGTTCTCCGTGTAATCATTTGCATGGACATAAAAAATAA
- a CDS encoding (S)-benzoin forming benzil reductase, producing MRYVIITGTSQGLGEAIATQLLEKNTTVISISRRENKELTKLAEQYNSNCIFHSLDLQDVHNLETNFKEIISSIRKENVSSIHLINNAGTVAPMKPIEKAESEQFITNVHINLLAPMILTSTFMKHTKGWKVDKRVINISSGAGKNPYFGWGAYCTTKAGVNMFTQCVATEEVEKEYPVKIVAFAPGVVDTNMQSQIRETNKEDFINLDRFIALKEEGKLLSPEYVAKAIRNLLETEDFPQGEVIRIDE from the coding sequence ATGCGCTATGTTATTATAACAGGAACTTCACAAGGTTTAGGGGAAGCTATTGCCACGCAATTATTAGAAAAAAATACAACTGTCATCTCTATTTCTAGAAGAGAAAATAAAGAGCTTACTAAACTTGCAGAACAATATAACAGCAATTGCATTTTTCATTCCCTAGATCTTCAAGATGTACATAACTTAGAAACTAACTTTAAAGAGATCATTTCATCTATTAGAAAAGAAAATGTATCCTCTATTCATTTAATTAATAATGCGGGTACAGTTGCACCTATGAAGCCAATTGAAAAAGCTGAAAGCGAACAATTCATTACGAACGTTCACATTAATTTACTTGCACCTATGATTCTTACATCTACGTTTATGAAGCATACGAAAGGCTGGAAAGTAGATAAACGCGTTATTAACATTTCATCTGGTGCAGGAAAAAATCCTTACTTTGGCTGGGGCGCTTATTGCACAACGAAAGCTGGTGTAAATATGTTTACACAGTGCGTAGCAACTGAAGAAGTAGAAAAAGAATATCCAGTAAAAATCGTCGCTTTTGCACCTGGTGTTGTTGATACAAATATGCAATCACAAATTCGTGAAACAAATAAAGAAGATTTTATAAATTTGGACCGCTTCATTGCATTAAAAGAAGAAGGAAAACTATTATCACCTGAATATGTTGCGAAAGCTATTCGTAACTTACTAGAAACTGAGGACTTCCCTCAAGGCGAGGTTATTAGGATTGATGAATAA
- a CDS encoding GNAT family N-acetyltransferase: MIQLYVYEEIFHFKEDVTTFLEKNEQENNLILGVLQMVQEPIFMGIAKQGEEIAVVFLQTEEKKQIIVATSEIAGVAIEELAKELTKVYPDIPGLIGNKKIVQKLAEEIAVLENKKTNVAMEQGVYELNKVKKRCNANGLFRAVNNDELPLIEQWIYQFCEDVKLPTTKEEAKQTAHTLITTNRLFGLEVDRKLVSVAAKTRPTKNNITVNFVYTPKEARKKGYASNCVAALSQRMLDEGYKTTTLYTDLANPTSNKIYQEIGYEQIAESVLIFLEK; this comes from the coding sequence ATGATTCAATTATATGTATATGAAGAGATTTTTCATTTTAAAGAAGATGTTACAACATTTCTAGAAAAGAATGAGCAGGAAAACAATCTCATATTAGGTGTATTACAAATGGTCCAAGAACCGATATTTATGGGGATAGCGAAACAAGGAGAAGAAATTGCCGTTGTATTTCTGCAAACAGAAGAGAAGAAACAAATCATTGTTGCAACTTCTGAAATTGCAGGAGTAGCTATTGAGGAACTTGCAAAAGAGTTAACGAAAGTATACCCGGATATTCCTGGATTGATCGGTAATAAGAAAATTGTACAGAAATTAGCGGAAGAGATTGCGGTATTAGAAAATAAGAAAACGAATGTTGCAATGGAGCAAGGTGTGTATGAGCTGAACAAAGTAAAGAAGAGGTGTAATGCGAACGGACTTTTCCGGGCAGTAAATAATGATGAATTACCATTAATAGAACAGTGGATATATCAATTTTGTGAAGATGTAAAGCTTCCTACTACGAAAGAAGAAGCAAAACAAACTGCGCATACATTAATAACTACAAATCGACTGTTTGGTTTGGAAGTGGATAGGAAACTCGTTTCTGTAGCTGCAAAAACGAGACCAACTAAAAATAATATAACAGTTAATTTTGTATATACGCCGAAAGAAGCAAGGAAAAAGGGATACGCATCTAATTGTGTAGCGGCACTTAGTCAACGTATGTTAGATGAAGGGTACAAGACGACTACGTTATATACTGATCTAGCGAATCCGACATCTAATAAAATTTATCAAGAAATCGGTTATGAGCAAATTGCGGAGTCTGTGCTTATATTTTTAGAGAAGTAG